One segment of Burkholderia multivorans ATCC BAA-247 DNA contains the following:
- the ahcY gene encoding adenosylhomocysteinase, protein MMSAVIDSKASQDYVVADMALAGWGRKELNIAETEMPGLVQIRDEYKAQQPLKGARIAGSLHMTIQTGVLIETLKALGADVRWASCNIFSTQDHAAAAIVEAGTPVFAFKGESLDEYWEFSHRIFEWPNGEFANMILDDGGDATLLLILGAKAEKDRSVIAKPTNEEEVALYKSIARHLDIDANWYSKRLAHIKGVTEETTTGVHRLYQMEKDGRLPFPAFNVNDSVTKSKFDNLYGCRESLVDGIKRATDVMIAGKVAVVAGYGDVGKGCAQSLRGLGATVWVTEIDPICALQAAMEGYRVVTMEYAADKADIFVTATGNYHVITHDHMKAMRHNAIVCNIGHFDSEIDVASTRQYQWENIKPQVDHIIFPDGKRIILLAEGRLVNLGCATGHPSFVMSNSFANQTLAQIELFTRGDQYENKVYVLPKHLDEKVARLHLARIGAQLSTLSDEQAAYIGVQKEGPFKPNHYRY, encoded by the coding sequence GTGATGAGCGCCGTTATCGATTCGAAAGCTTCCCAGGATTACGTCGTCGCCGACATGGCACTTGCCGGCTGGGGCCGCAAGGAGCTGAACATCGCCGAGACCGAAATGCCGGGCCTCGTGCAGATCCGCGACGAATACAAGGCGCAGCAGCCGCTGAAGGGCGCGCGCATCGCCGGCTCGCTGCACATGACGATCCAGACCGGCGTGCTGATCGAGACGCTGAAGGCGCTCGGCGCCGACGTGCGCTGGGCATCGTGCAACATCTTCTCGACGCAGGACCACGCGGCCGCCGCGATCGTCGAGGCCGGCACGCCGGTGTTCGCGTTCAAGGGCGAATCGCTCGACGAATACTGGGAGTTCTCGCACCGTATCTTCGAATGGCCGAACGGCGAATTCGCGAACATGATCCTCGACGACGGCGGCGATGCGACGCTGCTGCTGATCCTCGGCGCGAAGGCCGAGAAGGATCGCTCGGTGATCGCGAAGCCGACCAACGAGGAAGAAGTCGCGCTGTACAAGTCGATCGCGCGCCACCTCGACATCGACGCGAACTGGTACTCGAAGCGCCTCGCGCACATCAAGGGCGTGACCGAAGAAACGACGACCGGCGTGCACCGCCTGTACCAGATGGAAAAGGACGGCCGCCTGCCGTTCCCGGCGTTCAACGTGAACGATTCGGTCACGAAGTCGAAGTTCGACAACCTGTACGGCTGCCGCGAGTCGCTCGTCGACGGCATCAAGCGTGCGACCGACGTGATGATCGCGGGCAAGGTCGCGGTCGTCGCCGGCTACGGCGACGTGGGCAAGGGCTGCGCGCAGTCGCTGCGCGGCCTTGGCGCGACCGTGTGGGTTACCGAAATCGATCCGATCTGCGCGCTGCAGGCGGCGATGGAAGGCTACCGCGTCGTGACGATGGAATACGCGGCCGACAAGGCCGACATCTTCGTGACCGCGACCGGCAACTATCACGTGATCACGCACGATCACATGAAGGCGATGCGTCACAACGCGATCGTCTGCAACATCGGCCACTTCGATTCGGAAATCGACGTCGCGTCGACGCGCCAGTACCAGTGGGAAAACATCAAGCCGCAGGTCGACCACATCATCTTCCCGGACGGCAAGCGCATCATCCTGCTGGCCGAAGGCCGCCTCGTGAACCTCGGCTGCGCGACCGGCCACCCGTCGTTCGTGATGTCGAACTCGTTCGCGAACCAGACGCTCGCGCAGATCGAACTGTTCACGCGCGGCGACCAGTACGAGAACAAGGTCTACGTGCTGCCGAAGCATCTCGACGAGAAGGTCGCGCGTCTGCACCTCGCGCGCATCGGCGCGCAGCTGTCGACGCTGTCGGACGAGCAGGCCGCGTACATCGGCGTGCAGAAGGAAGGTCCGTTCAAGCCGAACCACTACCGCTACTGA
- a CDS encoding MinD/ParA family ATP-binding protein produces the protein MDKRTIDQAEGLRRLLAGRGSRIVAVTGGPTGVGCTSTVVNVAAALAALGKDVLVVDERADVHSAAATLAGAWLRDGERTRVAAGFWLCASAQAARAGYGDAQLSDFVDGPADIVLIDAQRGADGTLSTLAREAHDVLIVTRVAAHAITEAYACMKRLHFAHATAQFRVLVNHVGSHADAKTALDNLAGVASRYLTVSIADAGCVSADPLVEHARALTRSAVDAFPSSPAARDYRKIAADLLYWPMRPRAGTGSARELRAGGQPSYRTGAAHAA, from the coding sequence TTGGATAAACGAACGATCGACCAGGCCGAAGGACTGCGGCGCCTGCTGGCCGGGCGCGGTTCGCGCATCGTCGCGGTGACGGGCGGGCCGACCGGCGTCGGCTGCACGTCGACCGTCGTGAACGTCGCTGCCGCGCTCGCGGCGCTCGGCAAGGACGTGCTCGTCGTCGACGAGCGCGCGGACGTGCATTCGGCCGCCGCGACGCTCGCCGGCGCATGGCTGCGCGACGGCGAGCGCACGCGCGTCGCCGCCGGTTTCTGGCTGTGCGCGAGCGCGCAGGCCGCGCGAGCGGGCTACGGCGATGCGCAGCTGAGCGACTTCGTCGACGGCCCGGCCGACATCGTGCTGATCGACGCGCAGCGCGGCGCCGACGGCACGCTGTCGACGCTCGCGCGCGAAGCGCACGACGTGCTGATCGTCACGCGCGTGGCCGCGCACGCGATCACCGAAGCGTACGCGTGCATGAAGCGGCTGCATTTCGCGCACGCGACCGCGCAGTTCCGCGTGCTCGTGAACCACGTCGGCAGCCATGCCGATGCGAAGACCGCGCTCGACAATCTCGCGGGCGTCGCGAGCCGCTATCTGACCGTGTCGATCGCCGATGCCGGCTGCGTGAGCGCCGATCCGCTCGTCGAGCACGCGCGTGCACTGACGCGCTCCGCGGTCGACGCGTTTCCGTCGTCGCCCGCGGCGCGCGACTACCGAAAGATCGCGGCCGACCTGCTGTACTGGCCGATGCGCCCGCGTGCGGGCACAGGTTCCGCGCGCGAGCTGCGCGCGGGCGGGCAGCCGTCGTACCGGACGGGCGCGGCGCACGCCGCATGA
- the flhF gene encoding flagellar biosynthesis protein FlhF, with protein MNIRKFTGATSRDALRLVREALGADAVVLSNRALDDGSVEIVALADAELAAVAPSAAAAVRARLPESALPAAVPAAAVPGIVARPAAPARAVANPYATDEHGLPDVFSSVFGASADTTQAAAGPAAPAADEPGAVRANAAAPAPAHAAAPAASGEPAAWLVEHAKRLTQQRDALRARTQTAPAASAGAAHAPQDAAPAASPDWMRDVAREAERRAPAAARTTDAAAAKAADRARLSADTAAAVADAVKSGVERIVNDTVMHELGALRGMMEAQFDNLMWHDRQRRSPVHGALSKHLFAAGFSAQLVRMLVDRLPAGDGAQTFDAALEWAQSVLAANLPVLGSEDALMERGGVFALMGPTGVGKTTTTAKLAARCVMRFGASKVALLTTDSYRIGGHEQLRIFGKILGVPVHAVKDAGDLSLALSELRNKHIVLIDTIGMSQRDRAVSDQIAMLHGASTPVQRLLLLNATSHGDTLNEVVQAYRSAGDRADLAGPDLAGPDLAGCILTKLDEATHLGGALDTVIRYKLPVHYVSTGQKVPENLYVATTRFLLKSAFCVPRDGSPFVPQDDDMPLLLSALTARAAADLHEVRFG; from the coding sequence TTGAACATTCGCAAATTCACCGGCGCGACGAGCCGCGACGCGCTTCGTCTGGTGCGCGAGGCGCTGGGCGCCGACGCCGTCGTGCTGTCGAACCGCGCGCTCGATGACGGCAGCGTCGAAATCGTCGCACTCGCCGACGCCGAACTGGCCGCGGTCGCACCGTCGGCCGCCGCTGCCGTGCGAGCGCGCCTGCCGGAATCGGCGCTGCCCGCCGCCGTGCCCGCGGCCGCCGTGCCCGGTATCGTCGCGCGGCCCGCCGCGCCCGCACGCGCGGTCGCGAATCCGTATGCGACGGACGAACACGGGCTGCCGGACGTGTTCTCGTCGGTGTTCGGCGCGAGCGCCGATACGACGCAGGCGGCCGCCGGCCCTGCCGCGCCGGCCGCGGACGAGCCGGGCGCGGTGCGCGCGAATGCCGCTGCGCCGGCGCCGGCACATGCGGCGGCGCCCGCCGCGAGCGGCGAACCGGCCGCATGGCTCGTCGAGCACGCGAAACGCCTGACGCAGCAGCGCGATGCGCTGCGCGCCCGTACGCAAACCGCGCCCGCCGCGTCGGCCGGCGCCGCACACGCGCCGCAGGACGCAGCGCCCGCGGCGTCGCCCGACTGGATGCGCGATGTCGCACGCGAGGCGGAACGGCGCGCGCCGGCCGCCGCGCGCACGACCGACGCGGCTGCCGCGAAAGCGGCCGACCGCGCGCGGCTGTCCGCCGATACGGCGGCTGCCGTCGCCGACGCGGTGAAGTCCGGCGTCGAGCGCATCGTCAACGACACGGTGATGCACGAGCTCGGCGCGCTGCGCGGGATGATGGAAGCGCAGTTCGACAACCTGATGTGGCACGACCGTCAACGCCGCAGCCCGGTGCACGGCGCACTGTCGAAGCATCTGTTCGCCGCCGGTTTTTCCGCGCAGCTCGTGCGGATGCTCGTCGATCGTCTACCGGCCGGCGACGGTGCGCAGACGTTCGACGCGGCGCTCGAATGGGCGCAGTCGGTGCTCGCCGCGAACCTGCCGGTGCTCGGCAGCGAGGACGCACTGATGGAGCGCGGCGGCGTATTCGCGCTGATGGGGCCGACCGGCGTCGGCAAGACGACCACGACCGCGAAGCTCGCCGCACGCTGCGTGATGCGCTTCGGCGCGAGCAAGGTCGCGCTGCTGACGACCGACAGCTACCGGATCGGCGGCCACGAGCAGCTGCGCATCTTCGGCAAGATCCTCGGCGTGCCGGTCCACGCCGTGAAGGACGCCGGCGATCTGTCGCTCGCGCTGTCCGAGCTGCGCAACAAGCACATCGTGCTGATCGACACGATCGGGATGAGCCAGCGCGACCGCGCGGTGTCCGACCAGATCGCGATGCTGCACGGCGCGAGCACGCCGGTGCAGCGGCTGCTGCTGCTCAACGCGACGAGCCACGGCGACACGCTCAACGAAGTCGTGCAGGCGTATCGCAGCGCCGGCGACCGCGCCGATCTCGCGGGGCCCGACCTGGCCGGGCCTGACCTGGCCGGCTGCATTCTGACGAAGCTCGACGAGGCGACGCATCTCGGCGGCGCGCTCGACACCGTGATCCGCTACAAGCTGCCCGTGCACTACGTGTCGACCGGCCAGAAGGTGCCGGAAAACCTGTACGTCGCGACCACGCGCTTCCTGCTGAAGAGCGCGTTCTGCGTGCCGCGCGACGGCTCGCCGTTCGTCCCGCAGGACGACGACATGCCGCTGCTGCTGTCCGCGCTGACCGCCCGCGCGGCCGCCGATCTGCACGAGGTGCGATTTGGATAA
- a CDS encoding phage holin family protein — protein sequence MSLILTWVINALALLIITYLVPSIHIKSFGTALIVAVVLGLINTVIRPVLILLTLPVTVVTLGLFILVVNALCFWFASSLLKGFEVSGFWSAFFGSILYSIVSWLLSALIFGQRNLG from the coding sequence ATGAGCCTCATCCTGACCTGGGTCATCAATGCCCTCGCGCTGCTGATCATCACGTACCTCGTGCCGTCGATCCACATCAAGAGCTTCGGCACCGCGCTGATCGTCGCGGTCGTGCTCGGCCTGATCAACACGGTGATCCGTCCGGTGCTGATCCTGCTGACGCTGCCCGTGACGGTCGTCACGCTCGGGCTGTTCATCCTCGTCGTGAACGCGCTGTGCTTCTGGTTCGCGTCGTCGCTGCTGAAGGGCTTCGAGGTGTCCGGGTTCTGGTCCGCGTTCTTCGGTTCGATCCTGTACAGCATCGTGTCGTGGCTGCTGTCCGCACTCATCTTCGGTCAGCGCAACCTCGGCTGA
- a CDS encoding RNA polymerase sigma factor FliA yields MMYNAQGKISQADVLAQYAPLVRRLGLQLVAKMPASVDLDDLIQAGMIGLMDAAGRYKEDQGAQFETYATQRIRGAMLDELRSNDWLPRSLRKTSREVELAVHQVEQRLGRAASEAEIAQHLNMPLDEYQAMLQDLHGSQLIYYEDFDRAADDEPFLDRYRVDHADPLSALLDEHLRGALVEAIERLPEREKLLMSLYYERGLNLREIGAVLEVSESRVCQLHSQAVARLRARLREQAWVGAES; encoded by the coding sequence ATGATGTACAACGCTCAGGGAAAGATCTCGCAGGCCGACGTGCTCGCGCAGTACGCGCCGCTCGTGCGTCGTCTCGGGCTGCAGCTCGTCGCGAAGATGCCGGCGAGCGTCGATCTCGACGACCTGATCCAGGCCGGCATGATCGGGTTGATGGATGCGGCCGGCCGCTACAAGGAAGATCAGGGCGCGCAGTTCGAGACCTACGCGACGCAGCGGATCCGCGGCGCGATGCTCGACGAGCTGCGCAGCAACGACTGGCTGCCGCGCAGCCTGCGCAAGACCTCGCGCGAGGTCGAACTCGCGGTGCACCAGGTCGAGCAGCGGCTCGGCCGCGCCGCGAGCGAGGCCGAGATCGCGCAGCACCTGAACATGCCGCTCGACGAATACCAGGCGATGCTGCAGGACCTGCACGGCAGCCAGCTCATCTACTACGAGGATTTCGACCGTGCGGCCGACGACGAGCCGTTCCTCGACCGCTATCGCGTCGATCACGCCGATCCGTTGTCGGCGCTGCTCGACGAGCATCTGCGCGGCGCGCTCGTCGAGGCGATCGAGCGGCTGCCCGAGCGCGAGAAGCTGCTGATGTCGCTCTACTACGAGCGCGGACTGAATCTGCGCGAGATCGGCGCCGTGCTCGAGGTCAGCGAATCGCGCGTGTGCCAGCTGCATAGCCAGGCGGTCGCGCGATTGCGCGCGCGGCTGCGCGAGCAGGCGTGGGTCGGCGCGGAAAGCTGA